One part of the Sphingopyxis sp. TUF1 genome encodes these proteins:
- the recJ gene encoding single-stranded-DNA-specific exonuclease RecJ, whose translation MSETALGITRSIAGQPWRWRRASADMAGESLAPDDLVTQLLLARGVARDDLDRQRTPTLRGFMPDPSLFRDMDTAAARLADAVERSEAVTIFGDYDVDGATSAALLVRLLRTLGAPVGAYIPDRLMEGYGPSGAALVRIGEAGSKLIVTVDCGAQAFDALAEAREAGVEVIVVDHHQCATTLPEALAIVNPNRLDEAPDAAIHGNLAAVGVAFLLGAALLRTLRARGFFVGRDEPALIDLLDLVALGTVADVARLTGFNRALVTQGLKVMARRGNIGLAALMDAARLTKPPGASDMGFALGPRINAGGRVGKSDLGVRLLTTDDPQEAAEIAQELGRLNEERRAIEAAVLEEAIEASAACGNAPVAIVAGDGWHPGVIGIVAGRLKERLHRPAIVIAVDEDGVGKGSGRSISGVDLGAAILAAKETGLLVSGGGHAMAAGLTVAADRVDALGAFLNDRLAADVERASGERSLLIDAVLAPRGISPLWCDAIESAGPYGAGWPAPRVATGPVRIVESGIVGTDHVRLIVAGDDGARFKAIAFRSAETPLGQTLLGARGRKLWLAGRAKRDDWGSRPAAELHLEDAAWAD comes from the coding sequence ATGAGCGAAACGGCGTTGGGCATCACCCGCTCGATCGCGGGCCAGCCGTGGCGCTGGCGACGCGCGAGCGCCGACATGGCGGGCGAAAGCCTTGCCCCCGACGATCTCGTCACCCAGCTGCTGCTTGCGCGCGGCGTTGCGCGCGACGACCTCGATCGCCAGCGCACGCCGACCTTGCGCGGCTTCATGCCCGACCCGTCGCTATTCCGTGACATGGACACCGCCGCGGCGCGGCTCGCCGATGCCGTCGAACGCAGCGAAGCCGTGACGATCTTCGGCGACTATGACGTCGACGGCGCGACCTCGGCCGCACTGCTCGTGCGCCTGCTCCGCACGCTCGGCGCACCCGTCGGCGCCTATATCCCCGACCGCTTGATGGAAGGCTATGGCCCGTCGGGCGCCGCGCTCGTCAGGATCGGCGAGGCGGGGTCGAAGCTGATCGTCACCGTCGATTGCGGCGCGCAGGCGTTCGACGCACTCGCCGAAGCCAGGGAGGCGGGGGTCGAGGTGATCGTCGTCGATCATCACCAGTGCGCGACGACGCTGCCCGAAGCGCTCGCGATCGTGAACCCGAACCGGCTCGACGAGGCGCCGGACGCAGCGATCCACGGCAATCTCGCCGCGGTCGGCGTCGCCTTCCTGCTTGGCGCGGCGCTGCTCCGGACGCTCCGCGCGCGCGGCTTTTTCGTGGGCCGCGACGAACCGGCGCTGATCGACCTGCTCGATCTTGTCGCGCTCGGCACCGTCGCCGACGTCGCGCGGCTCACCGGCTTCAACCGCGCGCTGGTGACGCAGGGGCTGAAGGTGATGGCGCGGCGCGGCAATATCGGCCTCGCCGCGCTGATGGATGCGGCGCGGCTGACCAAGCCGCCGGGCGCGAGCGACATGGGCTTTGCGCTCGGGCCGCGGATCAACGCCGGCGGGCGCGTCGGCAAGTCGGACCTTGGCGTACGGCTGCTGACTACTGACGACCCACAAGAAGCCGCGGAGATCGCACAGGAACTGGGGCGCCTCAACGAAGAACGGCGCGCGATCGAGGCGGCGGTGCTCGAAGAGGCGATCGAGGCAAGCGCCGCGTGTGGCAACGCGCCCGTCGCGATCGTCGCGGGCGACGGCTGGCACCCCGGGGTGATCGGTATCGTCGCCGGGCGATTGAAGGAACGGCTGCACCGCCCTGCGATCGTCATCGCGGTCGACGAGGACGGTGTCGGCAAGGGATCGGGGCGTTCGATTTCGGGCGTCGATCTCGGCGCCGCGATTCTCGCCGCCAAGGAAACGGGGCTGCTCGTCTCGGGGGGCGGCCACGCGATGGCGGCGGGGCTGACCGTCGCCGCCGACCGCGTCGATGCGCTCGGCGCCTTCCTTAACGATCGTCTCGCCGCCGACGTCGAACGCGCGAGCGGCGAGCGGTCGCTGCTGATCGACGCCGTGCTCGCGCCGCGCGGCATTTCGCCGCTGTGGTGCGACGCGATCGAAAGCGCGGGACCCTATGGCGCCGGCTGGCCCGCGCCGCGCGTCGCGACGGGGCCGGTACGAATCGTCGAATCGGGGATCGTCGGCACCGATCATGTCCGCCTGATCGTCGCGGGCGACGATGGCGCGCGCTTCAAGGCGATCGCGTTTCGCAGCGCCGAAACACCATTGGGGCAGACATTGCTCGGCGCGCGCGGGCGCAAATTATGGCTCGCGGGCCGCGCGAAACGTGACGATTGGGGCAGCCGCCCGGCCGCCGAACTCCATCTGGAGGATGCCGCCTGGGCCGACTGA
- the lptE gene encoding LPS assembly lipoprotein LptE, protein MRTLLVSSLVAASLTLGGCGLRPLYASGSKGAVAQVLAEVDVAPIEGHEGWLVRNALRDRLQATQAGEGAGKRLRLDVRLEDSITGFGVRADDAVTRERRTLRARYQLVDAATGEVLLDATAAQDAGIDVVGSEYATIAAESTALERLASGVADQIVARLAVYANRGGGQPAETPAPAGQ, encoded by the coding sequence ATGCGCACGCTCCTTGTCTCCTCGCTCGTTGCCGCTTCGCTGACCCTGGGCGGCTGTGGCTTGCGCCCGCTTTACGCCAGCGGGAGCAAGGGCGCGGTGGCGCAGGTTCTGGCCGAGGTCGATGTCGCGCCGATCGAGGGGCATGAGGGCTGGCTCGTCCGCAATGCGCTGCGCGACCGTCTCCAGGCGACGCAGGCCGGCGAAGGCGCGGGCAAGCGGCTGCGCCTCGATGTGCGGCTCGAGGATTCGATTACAGGCTTTGGCGTGCGCGCCGACGATGCGGTGACGCGCGAGCGGCGCACCCTGCGCGCGCGATACCAGCTCGTCGATGCCGCGACGGGCGAAGTATTGCTCGACGCGACCGCCGCGCAGGACGCCGGCATCGACGTCGTCGGCAGCGAATATGCGACGATCGCTGCCGAATCGACGGCGCTCGAACGGCTCGCGTCGGGGGTTGCCGACCAGATCGTCGCCCGCCTCGCCGTCTATGCGAACCGCGGCGGCGGCCAGCCTGCCGAAACACCCGCCCCCGCCGGGCAATGA
- the leuS gene encoding leucine--tRNA ligase, translating to MTRETRFGALAADARWQKAWEAANSFATTERAGAPKAYILEMFPYPSGRIHMGHVRNYAMGDVLARFKRMTGHDVLHPMGWDAFGMPAENAAMEKGVHPGGWTRANIDAMRAQLKRLGLAIDWSRELATCEPDYYGQEQALFLDLYAAGLVHRKESYVNWDPVDMTVLANEQVIDGRGWRSGALVEKKKLSQWFLKITDFADELLEGLGSLDSWPDKVRLMQENWIGKSQGLEFSFKLTGGAPGFDVFTTRPDTVYGATFTALSPDHPLTEQLAKNSPELAEFVAECRRRGTSAEQLETGEKLGFDTGLTVQHPIDPNWHLPVWVANYVLMDYGTGAIGCCPAHDQRDLDFARKYGLPAHRVIADGDRTEQHFTGDEAYLGSGKLVNSHFLDGMTIDEAKAAVIARAEHEGWGKGTTVWRLRDWGVSRQRYWGTPIPFIHCAACGLVPVPKDQLPVVLPEDADFSVPGNPLDRHPTWKHAQCPSCGGAAVRETDTLDTFVDSSWYFLRFASAPADKPFDPEVIRRWLPVDQYIGGIEHAILHLLYARFWTRALNKLGMIDIKEPFASLFTQGMVTHETYSRAQGEGLPPLYFTPDEIVRSADGATLETDGAPVEVGRVIKMSKSKKNVVDPDAILDQYGADAVRWFMLSDSPPERDLPWSEAGIEGAWRFVQRLWRIFGDTENIGDGGEDKALARKLHQAIAGVAADIEALGFNKAVAKIHALANEIEKAKPSATRAEACRTLILLVAPMMPHLAEEAWAALPAGQRTTAMVADAAWPAADPALLIDDEVTIAIQMAGKLRDTMTLAKGLDKDAIEAAALARPRIAELLAGATPKKVIVVPDRLVNIVP from the coding sequence ATGACCCGCGAAACGCGCTTTGGCGCCCTCGCCGCCGATGCTCGCTGGCAAAAGGCGTGGGAGGCGGCGAACAGCTTTGCCACCACCGAGAGGGCGGGCGCACCCAAAGCCTATATCCTCGAGATGTTCCCCTATCCGTCGGGGCGCATCCATATGGGACATGTCCGCAACTATGCGATGGGCGACGTGCTCGCGCGGTTCAAGCGGATGACCGGGCACGACGTGCTGCATCCGATGGGCTGGGATGCCTTCGGGATGCCCGCCGAAAATGCCGCGATGGAAAAGGGCGTCCACCCCGGCGGCTGGACGCGCGCCAATATCGACGCGATGCGCGCGCAATTGAAGCGGCTGGGCCTCGCGATCGACTGGAGCCGCGAACTGGCGACGTGCGAGCCCGATTATTACGGGCAGGAACAGGCGCTGTTCCTCGACCTCTATGCCGCGGGGCTCGTCCATCGCAAGGAAAGCTACGTCAACTGGGATCCGGTCGACATGACCGTGCTCGCGAACGAGCAGGTCATCGACGGGCGCGGCTGGCGATCAGGCGCGCTCGTCGAAAAGAAGAAGCTGTCGCAGTGGTTTTTGAAGATCACCGACTTCGCCGACGAGCTGCTCGAAGGGCTGGGCAGCCTCGACAGCTGGCCCGACAAGGTGCGGCTGATGCAGGAAAACTGGATCGGCAAATCGCAGGGGCTGGAGTTTTCGTTCAAGCTGACGGGCGGCGCACCGGGGTTCGACGTGTTCACGACGCGCCCCGATACCGTTTATGGCGCCACATTTACAGCGCTGTCGCCCGACCACCCGCTTACCGAGCAGCTGGCGAAAAACTCTCCCGAGCTTGCGGAATTCGTTGCCGAATGCCGCCGCCGGGGAACGTCGGCCGAGCAGCTGGAAACCGGGGAAAAGCTGGGCTTCGATACCGGCTTGACGGTGCAACACCCGATCGATCCCAACTGGCACCTGCCAGTTTGGGTCGCCAACTATGTGCTGATGGACTATGGCACGGGCGCGATCGGCTGCTGCCCTGCCCACGATCAGCGCGACCTTGATTTTGCCCGCAAATACGGACTTCCAGCCCATCGGGTGATTGCCGACGGCGACCGGACGGAACAGCATTTCACCGGCGACGAAGCTTATCTGGGCTCGGGCAAGCTGGTGAACAGCCACTTCCTCGACGGGATGACGATCGACGAGGCGAAGGCCGCGGTCATCGCGCGCGCCGAGCATGAAGGCTGGGGCAAGGGCACGACCGTGTGGCGGCTGCGCGACTGGGGCGTGTCGCGCCAGCGCTATTGGGGGACGCCGATCCCCTTCATTCACTGCGCCGCGTGCGGGCTCGTCCCCGTGCCCAAGGACCAGCTGCCGGTTGTCCTGCCCGAAGATGCCGACTTCTCGGTTCCCGGCAATCCCTTGGACCGCCATCCGACGTGGAAGCATGCCCAATGCCCAAGCTGCGGCGGCGCGGCGGTGCGTGAGACCGACACGCTCGACACCTTCGTCGATTCGAGCTGGTATTTCCTGCGCTTCGCCTCGGCGCCCGCGGACAAGCCGTTCGATCCCGAGGTGATCCGCCGCTGGCTGCCCGTCGATCAATATATAGGCGGCATCGAGCACGCGATCCTGCACCTGCTCTACGCGCGCTTCTGGACGCGCGCCCTGAACAAGCTGGGCATGATCGACATCAAGGAGCCCTTCGCGAGCCTGTTCACGCAGGGCATGGTGACGCACGAAACCTATAGCCGCGCGCAGGGCGAAGGCCTGCCGCCGCTGTACTTTACACCCGACGAAATCGTTCGCTCGGCTGATGGTGCGACGCTCGAAACCGACGGCGCGCCGGTCGAGGTCGGCCGCGTGATCAAGATGTCGAAGTCGAAGAAAAATGTCGTCGACCCCGACGCCATCCTCGACCAGTATGGCGCCGACGCCGTGCGCTGGTTCATGCTGTCCGACAGCCCGCCCGAGCGCGACCTGCCGTGGAGCGAGGCGGGGATCGAGGGCGCGTGGCGCTTCGTCCAACGTTTGTGGCGAATCTTCGGCGATACCGAGAATATCGGCGACGGCGGCGAAGACAAAGCGCTGGCGCGCAAGCTGCATCAGGCGATCGCCGGGGTCGCCGCCGACATCGAGGCGTTGGGCTTTAACAAGGCGGTGGCGAAAATCCACGCGCTCGCCAACGAGATCGAAAAGGCCAAGCCTTCGGCGACACGCGCCGAGGCATGCCGCACCCTCATCCTGCTCGTCGCGCCGATGATGCCGCACTTGGCCGAAGAGGCATGGGCGGCTCTACCGGCAGGCCAGCGAACGACCGCGATGGTCGCCGATGCCGCATGGCCCGCGGCCGATCCGGCGCTGCTGATCGACGACGAGGTGACGATCGCGATCCAGATGGCCGGCAAGCTGCGCGATACGATGACCCTCGCCAAGGGACTGGACAAGGATGCCATCGAAGCCGCCGCGCTGGCGCGCCCGCGGATCGCCGAACTGCTGGCAGGGGCAACACCTAAGAAGGTGATCGTCGTGCCCGACCGCCTAGTCAATATCGTTCCCTGA
- the holA gene encoding DNA polymerase III subunit delta, translating to MKSVKPADLERQTRLDPAVRFILLTGPDEATMGAVANHLVALAGKEAERLDLTNTQLAQDPSLLAAEAASMSLFSSARLIRIDLTGSGDDSLAAVEALLAAETAINPVIATGASVTAKSKLVKLVEGSDHAVAAICYQPDRRALVGIAMAAAQEQGLRLSNAEAQLLIDLVSGDQALMRREIEKIALYLDAGADRQRQVTAADIAALGAATHEEDVSECINVALGGKVRELPDMLATAAAVGVAEIRIIRALAIRAMQLARLRAEVDGGAHPATVVSARSSGVFWKERDAVTAQLHIWDSVRITRLMSRLLDCERALKASGTAGGVLFRKLMTDIAHQAARAR from the coding sequence ATGAAGAGCGTCAAGCCCGCCGACCTCGAACGCCAGACGCGCCTCGACCCCGCGGTTCGCTTCATTCTGCTGACCGGACCCGACGAAGCGACAATGGGCGCGGTCGCGAATCATCTCGTCGCCCTTGCCGGCAAGGAAGCCGAGCGGCTCGACCTGACGAACACGCAGCTGGCACAGGACCCGTCGCTGCTCGCCGCCGAAGCGGCGTCGATGTCACTGTTTTCGTCCGCCCGCCTGATCCGCATCGACCTGACCGGCAGCGGCGACGACAGCCTCGCCGCGGTCGAAGCGCTGCTTGCCGCCGAAACCGCGATCAACCCGGTGATCGCGACCGGCGCGTCGGTCACCGCCAAGTCGAAACTCGTCAAACTGGTCGAGGGGTCGGATCATGCGGTCGCCGCCATCTGTTACCAGCCCGACCGCCGCGCGCTCGTCGGCATCGCGATGGCGGCGGCGCAGGAACAGGGGCTGCGCCTGAGCAATGCCGAGGCGCAATTGCTGATCGATCTGGTGTCGGGCGATCAGGCGCTGATGCGCCGCGAGATCGAGAAAATCGCGCTCTATCTGGACGCGGGCGCCGATCGCCAGCGGCAGGTGACCGCGGCCGACATCGCCGCGCTCGGCGCCGCGACGCACGAGGAGGATGTCAGCGAATGCATCAACGTCGCGCTGGGCGGCAAGGTGCGCGAGCTGCCCGACATGCTCGCGACCGCCGCCGCGGTCGGCGTTGCCGAGATCCGCATCATCCGCGCGCTGGCGATCCGCGCGATGCAGCTAGCGCGGCTGCGCGCCGAGGTCGACGGCGGCGCGCACCCCGCGACCGTCGTTTCGGCGCGCAGCAGCGGCGTGTTCTGGAAAGAGCGCGACGCGGTCACGGCACAGCTCCACATCTGGGATTCGGTGCGCATCACCCGTCTGATGAGCCGCCTGCTCGATTGCGAACGCGCGCTGAAGGCATCGGGGACCGCGGGCGGCGTGCTGTTCCGCAAGCTGATGACCGACATCGCGCATCAGGCGGCACGCGCGCGGTAG
- a CDS encoding alkyl/aryl-sulfatase encodes MHRLLSLLLAGCLPLAALAQDVASEATRTAQAELAARLPLDDPRDEANATRGKLAEIPGGLITGKDGRVIWDRRPYAFLEARAAPDTVNPSLWRQARLNAVHGLFEVVPGKIWQLRGYDISVMTVIRGKTGWIVVDPLLSEEAAAAAWKLFVDTIEAKDGKRPIKAIVFSHSHSDHFGGVGGIVTPEQVARDKIRIIAPHGFSEEATSENVLAGAAMGRRALYMFGAILPPGPTGQVDTGLGPKLSSGTIGYMEPTETVGAGGGALTIDGLAFDFLDAGGTEAPSEFVFYIPAYKALHTTEVVTHNLHNILTLRGAQVRDALRWSKVIDAMLLKWGGAAEVALASHHWPMWGTNEVSALLANQRDAYRYVHDRTLFLANRGATLHELADQTAEAPVQGRDFSTRGYYGTLNHGMKAVYQRYFGWWDGNPANFNPLPPEQSAPKYVALAGGADKLLAAGRAAIAAGEYRWAAELLNKLVFAEPGNGAARSALASAYDQLGYQAESGAWRNYYLAAAASLRGTATETATSNGQSRSFVSAIPTAVFFDALATRFDAAKGAALKGTFQFVLPDSKESVAVVVGGGVEFPRYGVTDPAPTATITIDRKTLDDVMLRQAQFPALMQSGAIRIDGDRMAILSWFALHPPTDPRFNIVVP; translated from the coding sequence ATGCACCGACTGTTGAGTCTATTGCTCGCGGGCTGCCTGCCGCTCGCCGCGCTGGCGCAGGATGTCGCGAGCGAGGCAACGCGCACCGCGCAGGCCGAGCTTGCGGCGCGCCTGCCGCTCGACGACCCGCGCGACGAAGCGAATGCGACGCGCGGGAAGCTCGCCGAAATTCCGGGCGGGCTGATCACCGGCAAGGATGGCCGAGTCATCTGGGACCGGCGGCCCTATGCCTTTCTGGAAGCGCGCGCAGCGCCCGACACGGTGAACCCGTCGTTATGGCGGCAGGCGCGGCTCAACGCCGTCCATGGGTTATTCGAGGTGGTGCCGGGCAAGATCTGGCAGCTGCGCGGCTATGACATTTCGGTCATGACGGTGATCCGCGGCAAGACCGGCTGGATCGTCGTCGATCCGCTTTTGTCGGAGGAAGCCGCGGCCGCCGCATGGAAACTCTTTGTCGACACGATCGAGGCGAAGGACGGCAAGCGGCCGATCAAGGCCATAGTCTTCAGCCACAGCCACAGCGACCATTTCGGCGGCGTCGGCGGCATCGTGACGCCCGAGCAGGTGGCGCGCGATAAAATCCGCATCATCGCCCCGCACGGCTTTTCGGAAGAAGCGACGTCGGAAAATGTCCTCGCGGGCGCGGCGATGGGGCGGCGCGCGCTCTATATGTTCGGCGCGATCCTGCCGCCGGGGCCGACGGGGCAGGTCGATACCGGGCTGGGGCCGAAGCTGTCGTCCGGCACCATCGGCTATATGGAGCCGACCGAGACGGTCGGGGCGGGCGGCGGCGCGCTGACGATCGACGGGCTTGCGTTCGACTTTCTCGACGCGGGTGGGACCGAGGCGCCGTCGGAATTCGTCTTTTATATTCCCGCGTACAAGGCGCTGCACACGACCGAGGTGGTGACGCACAACCTCCACAATATATTGACGCTGCGCGGCGCGCAGGTGCGCGACGCGCTGCGCTGGTCGAAGGTGATCGACGCGATGCTGCTGAAATGGGGCGGCGCTGCCGAGGTCGCACTGGCGTCGCACCACTGGCCGATGTGGGGGACGAACGAGGTTTCGGCGCTGCTCGCGAACCAGCGCGACGCCTATCGTTATGTCCACGACCGAACCTTGTTCCTCGCGAACCGCGGCGCGACACTGCACGAGCTGGCCGATCAGACCGCCGAGGCGCCGGTGCAGGGCCGCGACTTTTCGACGCGCGGTTATTATGGCACGCTTAACCACGGCATGAAGGCGGTTTATCAACGCTATTTCGGCTGGTGGGACGGCAATCCCGCGAATTTCAATCCGCTGCCCCCCGAACAATCGGCGCCCAAATATGTCGCGCTCGCGGGCGGGGCCGACAAGCTGCTCGCGGCCGGGCGCGCAGCGATCGCGGCGGGCGAGTATCGCTGGGCCGCGGAGCTTTTGAACAAGCTCGTCTTTGCTGAACCCGGCAATGGTGCGGCGCGAAGCGCGCTTGCTTCGGCCTATGACCAGCTTGGCTACCAGGCCGAATCGGGCGCTTGGCGCAACTATTATCTCGCCGCCGCGGCGAGCCTGCGCGGCACCGCAACGGAAACAGCGACAAGCAACGGCCAGAGCCGATCGTTCGTCAGCGCGATTCCAACCGCAGTCTTTTTCGACGCGCTCGCGACGCGCTTTGACGCCGCTAAGGGCGCGGCGCTCAAAGGCACGTTCCAGTTTGTGCTGCCCGACAGCAAGGAGAGCGTTGCCGTCGTCGTCGGCGGCGGGGTCGAATTTCCCCGCTATGGCGTGACCGACCCCGCGCCGACCGCGACGATTACCATCGACCGCAAGACGCTCGACGATGTGATGCTGCGACAGGCGCAGTTTCCCGCGCTGATGCAGTCGGGCGCGATCCGCATCGACGGCGACCGCATGGCCATCCTGTCGTGGTTCGCGCTGCACCCGCCCACCGACCCGCGCTTCAATATTGTTGTGCCGTAA
- a CDS encoding DUF3576 domain-containing protein → MFQLSVPVSPGRRVASLALIGLAALGLSACANKDRPRADLAASQVTTIGVNSYLWRASLDALSFMPLLQADSSGGVVITDWYANPSNPGERMKVTVTILDQDLRADALRIAASRQVSQGGAWVDAPVQAATVQKLEEIILTRARDLRRSAIRD, encoded by the coding sequence ATGTTCCAGCTTTCCGTCCCCGTCAGCCCCGGCCGCCGTGTGGCCTCGCTTGCGCTGATCGGGCTTGCGGCGCTTGGCCTTTCGGCCTGTGCGAACAAGGACCGGCCGCGCGCCGACCTGGCCGCCAGCCAGGTGACGACGATCGGCGTGAACAGCTATTTGTGGCGGGCTTCGCTCGACGCGCTGTCGTTCATGCCCTTGCTCCAGGCCGATTCGTCGGGCGGCGTCGTGATCACCGACTGGTATGCCAACCCGTCGAATCCCGGCGAACGGATGAAGGTGACCGTGACCATCCTCGACCAGGATCTGCGTGCCGACGCGCTGCGCATCGCAGCCTCGCGCCAGGTGTCGCAGGGCGGTGCCTGGGTCGATGCGCCGGTGCAGGCGGCAACGGTGCAGAAGCTCGAGGAAATCATCCTCACCCGCGCGCGCGACCTCCGCCGCTCGGCCATCCGGGATTAA
- a CDS encoding PH domain-containing protein → MTEAATAIPQTGEGGDAAWQRLHPATLALAIVALGPRSLNLLPAVAALGFTGNWMWIVPAVLVFLLLSLVVAWFQWLRFRFLVGDDEVVIESGVFARQHRTIPFDRIQDVSIEQGLVARALGIAKVGFETGAGGKENDAALNSIGLDAAQALRATIRAHRSGAVAAPADAAPESAEADADRLLFAMGPRRLLIAGLFNFSLAALAVVGAAMQFFDGLLPFDFNILNPRDWIDIAENYGLDQWLLAHRWVAGVGAAASLLFIGFASGIATMVFANWNFRLTREPRTLRRTRGLTTRTDVAVPVRRVQAAILITGWFRRRFGWHELRLQSLASDGEKERDHQVVPFGRIAEIDPVLAEVAIRRPGADERWHKSHGVVALAGLIGAILAALGGSAAIAFGQPLGGIAVAAAALLAAASLFGARFHRWIDLDDHVAIRRGWWKPRTTLLPHASVQSIDLKTDFVQRPLGLATLVFGVPGGSALAAHEIPAIPLATAHDLRARILAARSRP, encoded by the coding sequence ATGACCGAGGCCGCGACCGCGATTCCCCAAACCGGCGAAGGCGGCGATGCGGCGTGGCAACGGCTGCACCCCGCGACGCTCGCGCTCGCGATCGTCGCGCTGGGGCCCAGATCGCTCAACCTGCTGCCCGCGGTCGCGGCGCTGGGCTTTACCGGCAACTGGATGTGGATCGTCCCCGCGGTTCTGGTCTTTCTGCTCCTTTCACTCGTCGTCGCCTGGTTCCAGTGGCTGCGCTTTCGCTTCCTCGTCGGCGACGACGAAGTGGTGATCGAAAGCGGCGTTTTCGCGCGCCAGCACCGCACCATTCCCTTCGACCGCATTCAGGACGTCAGCATCGAACAGGGCCTTGTCGCGCGCGCGTTGGGCATCGCCAAGGTCGGGTTCGAAACGGGTGCGGGGGGCAAGGAGAATGACGCCGCTCTGAATTCGATCGGGCTGGACGCGGCGCAGGCGCTGCGTGCGACGATCCGCGCGCACCGCAGCGGCGCGGTCGCGGCGCCCGCCGACGCTGCGCCGGAAAGCGCGGAGGCCGATGCGGACCGGCTGCTCTTCGCGATGGGGCCGCGCCGGCTGCTGATCGCCGGACTGTTCAATTTTTCGCTCGCCGCGCTCGCCGTCGTCGGCGCCGCGATGCAGTTTTTCGATGGGCTGCTGCCCTTCGATTTCAACATTTTAAACCCAAGGGACTGGATCGACATTGCCGAGAATTACGGGCTCGACCAGTGGCTGCTCGCGCATCGCTGGGTCGCGGGAGTCGGCGCGGCGGCCTCGCTGCTGTTCATCGGTTTCGCGAGCGGCATCGCGACGATGGTCTTTGCCAACTGGAACTTCCGCCTGACGCGCGAACCGCGCACGCTCCGCCGCACCCGTGGCCTCACGACGCGCACCGACGTTGCGGTGCCGGTGCGACGCGTGCAGGCGGCGATCCTGATCACCGGCTGGTTCCGCCGCCGCTTCGGCTGGCACGAATTGAGGCTCCAGAGCCTCGCGAGCGATGGCGAGAAGGAACGCGATCATCAGGTCGTGCCCTTCGGCCGCATTGCCGAGATCGACCCGGTGCTCGCCGAAGTCGCCATTCGGCGGCCGGGCGCGGACGAACGCTGGCACAAAAGCCACGGCGTCGTTGCGCTCGCCGGGCTCATCGGCGCGATATTGGCCGCGCTCGGCGGCTCGGCGGCGATCGCATTCGGGCAACCGCTCGGCGGGATCGCGGTCGCCGCGGCAGCGCTCCTCGCCGCCGCGTCGCTGTTCGGCGCGCGCTTTCATCGCTGGATCGACCTCGACGATCACGTGGCGATCCGCCGCGGCTGGTGGAAACCGCGCACGACGCTGCTGCCGCACGCATCGGTGCAAAGCATCGACCTCAAGACCGACTTCGTCCAGCGCCCGCTTGGCCTTGCTACCCTCGTCTTCGGCGTGCCGGGGGGCAGCGCGCTCGCGGCGCACGAGATTCCGGCGATCCCGCTGGCGACCGCACACGATCTGCGCGCGCGCATCCTTGCCGCGCGGAGCAGGCCATGA
- a CDS encoding flavodoxin family protein, producing the protein MDAAPPLLIAWHSRTGGSEALARAAAEGAGGAAQRVAAADVTPDMLLAAAGYLFVGPENLAALSGAMKEMFDRAYYPCLGRIEGRPYATIICAGSDGENAQRQLDRIATGWRLKRVADPMIVNTGAQTPEAILAPKTIPPERLAEARDLGAALAEGLAAGIF; encoded by the coding sequence ATGGACGCTGCGCCGCCCCTGCTGATCGCCTGGCACAGCCGCACCGGCGGCAGCGAAGCGCTCGCCAGGGCTGCGGCCGAAGGGGCGGGCGGCGCCGCGCAACGCGTAGCGGCGGCCGATGTTACCCCCGACATGCTGCTCGCGGCGGCGGGCTATTTGTTCGTCGGCCCCGAAAATCTCGCCGCGCTGTCGGGCGCGATGAAGGAAATGTTCGACCGCGCCTATTATCCCTGTCTCGGCCGGATCGAAGGCCGCCCCTATGCGACGATCATCTGCGCGGGGTCCGACGGCGAAAATGCGCAGCGCCAGCTCGACCGCATCGCGACCGGCTGGCGGCTCAAGCGCGTCGCGGACCCGATGATCGTCAACACCGGCGCGCAGACTCCTGAAGCCATCCTCGCGCCCAAGACGATTCCGCCTGAACGCCTCGCCGAAGCGCGCGACCTCGGCGCCGCGCTTGCCGAGGGGCTGGCGGCGGGGATATTCTGA
- a CDS encoding PH domain-containing protein, with product MTDTPAAHPTDPFDPAALNAAEGLDPVDLAYAQVLCIATALNLIPLAIGASVLDYLLIRDLGGPYGLLTALAWIAAIAAIITFPSRRVSRWGYRIGEGQLRVARGWLFRTDTIVPFVRVQHIDVGQGPIERWFGLSHLIVHTSGTHNSTVTLPGLRSDLAAAMRESIRRHIQTDFA from the coding sequence ATGACCGACACTCCCGCCGCGCACCCGACCGATCCCTTCGATCCAGCGGCGCTCAACGCGGCCGAGGGACTTGACCCGGTCGATCTCGCCTATGCCCAGGTGCTGTGTATCGCGACAGCGCTTAACCTGATCCCGCTCGCGATCGGCGCGAGCGTATTGGACTATCTGCTGATCCGCGATCTTGGGGGCCCGTACGGGTTGCTCACTGCGCTGGCATGGATCGCAGCGATCGCGGCGATCATCACCTTCCCCTCGCGCCGCGTGTCGCGCTGGGGCTACCGCATCGGCGAGGGGCAGTTGCGCGTCGCGCGCGGTTGGCTGTTTCGCACCGACACGATCGTCCCCTTCGTACGCGTTCAGCATATCGATGTCGGACAGGGGCCGATCGAACGCTGGTTCGGCCTGTCGCACCTGATCGTCCACACGTCGGGCACGCACAACAGCACGGTGACGCTGCCCGGCCTGCGCAGCGACCTTGCCGCGGCGATGCGCGAGTCGATCCGCCGCCATATCCAGACCGATTTCGCATGA